In one window of Polaromonas naphthalenivorans CJ2 DNA:
- a CDS encoding class I SAM-dependent methyltransferase has product MIPFSPEEFKDATRQAWNQSASGWNRQTPAVHDWLMAATADMLDAARITTGMRVLDMAAGTGDQTLDIARRVGPGGHVLATDISEAMLRFAHDNAQQAGLRQVETRVSDAEDLDVEVASFDAAVCRLGLMFCPDPVQALRQMHHALKPGGHAAALVFSEPQRNPCIGILMATALRHAGLGPRDPFQPGGLLSLGKPGLLEFCFGQAGFAKVTATRVYAPFQLPSARDYLDFVRASASPIVQLLGQLEPEAQEAAWADMEEQLDVFQLPEGWEGPNELLLVAGIKPAA; this is encoded by the coding sequence ATGATCCCTTTCAGCCCCGAAGAATTCAAGGATGCCACGCGCCAGGCGTGGAACCAGTCAGCCAGCGGCTGGAACCGCCAGACGCCGGCCGTCCACGACTGGCTCATGGCGGCCACGGCCGACATGCTGGATGCGGCGCGCATCACCACCGGCATGCGGGTGCTCGACATGGCCGCCGGCACGGGCGACCAGACGCTGGACATCGCCCGGCGCGTCGGACCCGGCGGTCATGTGCTGGCCACCGACATTTCCGAAGCCATGCTGCGCTTCGCCCATGACAACGCGCAGCAGGCCGGCTTGCGACAGGTTGAGACGCGGGTGTCCGACGCCGAAGACCTGGACGTGGAAGTTGCCAGCTTTGATGCCGCCGTGTGCCGGCTGGGCCTGATGTTCTGCCCGGACCCGGTGCAGGCGCTGCGCCAGATGCACCATGCGCTCAAGCCCGGCGGGCATGCGGCCGCGCTGGTGTTCTCGGAGCCGCAGCGCAACCCGTGCATCGGCATCCTGATGGCAACCGCCCTGCGTCATGCCGGCCTGGGGCCGCGCGACCCGTTCCAGCCCGGCGGCCTGCTGAGCCTGGGCAAGCCGGGGCTGCTGGAGTTCTGTTTCGGCCAGGCCGGATTTGCCAAGGTGACCGCGACCCGGGTCTATGCGCCGTTCCAACTGCCCTCGGCCCGCGATTACCTGGACTTCGTGCGCGCGTCGGCCTCGCCGATTGTGCAACTGCTGGGCCAACTGGAGCCCGAAGCCCAGGAGGCCGCGTGGGCCGACATGGAAGAGCAGCTCGATGTATTTCAGCTGCCCGAGGGCTGGGAAGGGCCGAATGAATTGCTGCTGGTGGCGGGGATCAAACCGGCGGCCTGA
- a CDS encoding Hsp70 family protein: MSHYIVGIDLGTTHTVVAYAPLASGQGGPAGPADIRLFDIEQLVAPGEVAARPLLPSVRYHAAPGELDPAALQLPWPAEPESGPATVVFGELARKLGAQVPGRLVASAKSWLSHAAVDRLAPILPWGAPDDVAKVSPVEASASYLRYVRQAWNARFPNSPLERQELVLTVPASFDEGARALTLSAARLAGLPRLRLLEEPQAVFYDWLLRHRHQLAGALGQTRRVLVCDVGGGTTDLSLIEVEWAGGQPQLTRIGVGNHLMLGGDNMDLALAHAVESRMGGTAGAPAAPLSASRLAQLMDRCRAAKELLLAADAPEQAPVTLLGGGARLIGGSRSVMLAREEVERLIVDGFFPQVDAGAQVQQARSGIVAFGLPYARDAAITRHIADFLRQHGPQMPAALLLNGGVFRADALVRRLAQTLGGWRGEPLRLLHNDNPDVAVARGAVAYALSQKGQAPRIGGGSARSYFLRLDDSRGSAKARGICILPRGSEPGQEMLLKDRSFSLRVGQPVRFQLFSAVADEAGQAPSRLGELVTLNEDALVRLPPLVMVLQAAPGAAASGQPAPSRQDIPVQLATSLTEVGTLELHCVSLLDAGQRWLLAFALRQPDADAAGPRSPEDRRLAARMTDAISQIDRIFGTNKQQVSPKDVTQLRAQLERLLGDRAQWTTPVLRQLFDALWQRARGRRRSAEHERVWLNLAGYGLRPGFGDALDAWRVQQLWTLFAPGVQHVNDKQVGAEWWTLWRRVAGGLDVPSQLRLLDDFAFNLQISEEGADGFEGAKPVKGSLGDMLRLGASLERIPAAYKTEIGEWLLGRLQKSTAAPPPGQRAGHDGSGDDSLYLWALGRIGAREPFHGSPHDVVPPETAAAWVESLLALDWKRIEAAAFAAVNLARVTDDRARDLPLALREQLMARLRAIHAPAAWVAMVEKKVELDAATERRMLGESLPPGLKLMA; the protein is encoded by the coding sequence ATGAGCCACTACATCGTCGGCATCGACCTGGGCACCACCCACACCGTCGTCGCCTATGCGCCGCTGGCGTCGGGGCAGGGCGGGCCGGCCGGGCCGGCCGACATCCGCCTGTTCGACATCGAGCAACTGGTCGCGCCCGGTGAAGTCGCCGCGCGGCCGCTGCTGCCTTCGGTGCGCTACCACGCGGCACCGGGCGAACTGGATCCGGCCGCGCTGCAATTGCCCTGGCCTGCGGAGCCTGAATCCGGCCCGGCGACCGTGGTGTTCGGCGAGCTGGCGCGCAAGCTGGGCGCGCAGGTGCCGGGCCGGCTGGTGGCCAGCGCCAAAAGCTGGCTGTCGCATGCGGCGGTGGACCGGCTCGCGCCCATCCTGCCCTGGGGCGCGCCTGACGATGTGGCCAAAGTCTCGCCCGTCGAGGCCAGCGCCAGCTACCTGCGCTATGTCCGGCAGGCCTGGAACGCGCGCTTTCCGAACAGCCCGCTGGAGCGGCAGGAACTGGTGCTGACCGTGCCGGCGTCCTTCGACGAAGGCGCCCGCGCGCTGACGCTGAGCGCCGCGCGCCTGGCCGGCCTGCCCAGGCTGCGCCTGCTCGAAGAGCCGCAGGCGGTGTTCTACGACTGGCTGCTGCGCCACCGCCACCAGTTGGCCGGGGCGCTGGGACAAACCCGGCGCGTGCTGGTCTGCGATGTCGGCGGCGGCACCACCGACCTCAGCCTGATCGAGGTCGAATGGGCCGGTGGCCAGCCGCAACTGACCCGCATCGGCGTGGGCAACCACCTGATGCTGGGCGGCGACAACATGGACCTGGCGCTGGCGCATGCGGTCGAATCCCGCATGGGCGGCACGGCGGGTGCGCCTGCCGCGCCGCTGTCGGCCAGCCGGCTGGCGCAGCTGATGGACCGCTGCCGCGCCGCCAAGGAACTGCTGCTGGCCGCCGACGCGCCCGAACAGGCGCCGGTCACGCTGCTGGGCGGCGGCGCCCGGCTGATTGGCGGCAGCCGCTCGGTGATGCTGGCGCGCGAAGAGGTCGAGCGTCTCATCGTTGACGGTTTTTTCCCGCAGGTGGATGCCGGCGCGCAGGTGCAGCAGGCGCGCAGCGGCATCGTCGCCTTCGGCCTGCCGTATGCGCGCGACGCGGCCATCACCCGCCACATCGCCGACTTTTTGCGCCAGCACGGGCCGCAGATGCCCGCTGCTCTGCTGCTCAATGGCGGCGTGTTTCGCGCCGACGCGCTGGTCCGGCGGCTGGCGCAGACGCTGGGCGGCTGGCGCGGCGAGCCGTTGCGCCTGCTGCACAACGACAACCCCGACGTGGCCGTGGCGCGCGGCGCGGTGGCTTACGCCTTGTCGCAAAAGGGCCAGGCGCCGCGCATCGGCGGCGGCTCGGCGCGCAGCTACTTTTTGCGCCTCGATGATTCAAGAGGCTCGGCGAAGGCACGCGGCATCTGCATCCTGCCGCGCGGCAGCGAACCGGGCCAGGAAATGCTGCTGAAAGACCGCAGCTTTTCCCTGCGCGTCGGCCAGCCGGTGCGCTTCCAGCTGTTCAGCGCGGTGGCCGACGAGGCCGGCCAGGCGCCGTCCCGGCTCGGTGAACTGGTCACGCTGAACGAGGACGCGCTGGTGCGCCTGCCGCCCCTCGTGATGGTGCTGCAGGCCGCGCCTGGCGCTGCGGCCAGCGGCCAGCCAGCGCCGAGCCGGCAGGACATCCCGGTGCAACTGGCCACCTCGCTGACCGAGGTTGGCACACTGGAGCTGCACTGCGTCAGCCTGCTGGATGCCGGCCAGCGCTGGCTGCTGGCATTTGCCCTGCGCCAGCCCGATGCCGACGCCGCCGGCCCGCGCAGCCCCGAAGACCGCCGGCTGGCCGCCCGCATGACGGACGCCATCAGCCAGATCGACCGCATTTTTGGCACCAACAAGCAGCAGGTCAGCCCCAAGGACGTGACGCAGCTGCGCGCGCAGCTGGAGCGCCTGCTCGGCGACCGCGCGCAATGGACCACGCCGGTGCTGCGCCAGCTGTTCGATGCCTTGTGGCAGCGCGCGCGCGGGCGGCGGCGCAGCGCCGAGCATGAACGGGTCTGGCTGAATCTGGCCGGTTACGGCCTGCGCCCGGGCTTTGGCGATGCGCTCGACGCCTGGCGGGTGCAGCAGCTCTGGACCTTGTTTGCGCCCGGCGTGCAGCATGTCAATGACAAGCAGGTGGGCGCCGAATGGTGGACGCTGTGGCGGCGCGTGGCCGGCGGGCTGGACGTGCCCTCACAGCTGCGCCTGCTCGATGACTTCGCCTTCAACCTGCAGATCAGCGAAGAGGGCGCCGACGGGTTCGAGGGCGCCAAGCCGGTCAAGGGCAGTTTGGGCGACATGCTGCGCCTGGGCGCTTCGCTGGAGCGCATCCCGGCCGCCTACAAGACCGAGATCGGCGAATGGCTGCTCGGCCGGCTGCAAAAATCCACCGCAGCGCCGCCGCCGGGCCAGCGCGCGGGCCATGACGGCAGCGGCGACGACAGCCTGTATCTATGGGCGCTGGGCCGCATCGGCGCGCGCGAGCCCTTCCACGGCAGCCCGCATGACGTGGTTCCGCCCGAGACGGCGGCGGCTTGGGTTGAAAGCCTGCTGGCGCTCGACTGGAAGCGCATCGAGGCCGCCGCCTTCGCCGCCGTCAACCTGGCGCGCGTGACCGACGACCGCGCCCGGGACTTGCCGCTGGCCCTGCGCGAGCAGCTCATGGCGCGGCTCAGGGCCATCCACGCGCCTGCGGCCTGGGTTGCCATGGTGGAAAAAAAGGTGGAACTCGACGCGGCTACCGAGCGCCGCATGCTGGGCGAGTCGCTGCCGCCGGGGCTGAAATTGATGGCGTGA
- a CDS encoding Hsp70 family protein — MGIDLGTTHCALAYVDIGASDGEKTSYGVLDIPQLSAPGSVESLALLPSFLYLPHESELAAGDLALPWNGEQDFAVGEMARTRGAQTPIRLVSSAKSWLCHPGVDRRAAILPNDAPPEVARVSPLEASTRYLAHLRQAWDHAHPEAPFDRQDVTVTIPASFDPAARELTAEAARAAGYTSLTLLEEPQAALYNWIQASAGKWRKDVKPGEIILVIDVGGGTSDFSLIAVLEREGNLELHRVAVGDHILLGGDNMDLMLAHVVARKLSSEGKQLDPWQMRALTYACRSAKESLLSDASLQAQPIVVPSRGSKLIGGSVRTELTQDEVRSALLEGFFPEVEAATRPVNRARGGLTQLGLPYAQDAGVTRHLAALLGRQAGATAELEGFAGKVDAGASFLHPTAVLFNGGVFKSDILAERTLATLNGWLAAEQAAPARALSGADMDLAVARGAAYYGYVRRGQGVRIRGGTARAYYVAVESSMPAIPGFEPPIQALCIAPFGMEEGIEADLQTQEFGLVVGEAMHLRFFGSSVRRQDQLGTLLDFWQPDELQELGEIQATLPAEGRQAGEVVQVRLRAVATDTGTLELTAVATQGGERWKVEFDVRANSLEA; from the coding sequence ATCGGCATCGACCTGGGCACCACGCACTGCGCGCTGGCCTATGTCGATATCGGCGCCAGCGATGGCGAAAAGACCAGCTACGGCGTGCTCGACATCCCGCAGCTGAGCGCGCCGGGCAGCGTCGAGAGCCTGGCTTTGCTGCCGTCCTTCCTCTACCTGCCGCATGAAAGCGAACTCGCCGCAGGCGACCTGGCGCTGCCGTGGAATGGCGAGCAGGACTTCGCCGTCGGCGAAATGGCGCGCACGCGTGGCGCGCAGACGCCGATCCGCCTGGTGTCGAGCGCCAAGAGCTGGCTCTGCCACCCCGGCGTGGACCGGCGCGCGGCCATCCTGCCCAACGATGCGCCGCCCGAAGTGGCGCGCGTCTCGCCGCTGGAAGCCTCGACCCGCTATCTGGCGCACCTGCGCCAGGCCTGGGACCACGCGCACCCCGAGGCGCCGTTCGACCGGCAGGACGTGACCGTCACGATTCCGGCGTCGTTCGACCCGGCCGCGCGCGAGCTGACCGCCGAGGCCGCCCGCGCTGCCGGCTACACCTCGCTGACCTTGCTGGAGGAACCGCAGGCCGCGCTCTACAACTGGATTCAGGCCAGCGCCGGCAAGTGGCGCAAGGACGTCAAGCCGGGCGAGATCATCCTGGTGATCGACGTGGGCGGCGGCACCAGCGACTTCTCGCTGATTGCCGTGCTGGAGCGCGAAGGCAACCTCGAATTGCACCGCGTGGCCGTGGGCGACCACATTTTGCTGGGCGGCGACAACATGGACCTGATGCTGGCGCACGTCGTGGCGCGCAAGCTCTCTAGCGAGGGCAAGCAGCTCGACCCGTGGCAGATGCGCGCGCTGACCTACGCCTGCCGCAGCGCCAAGGAAAGCCTGCTGAGCGACGCCAGCCTGCAGGCGCAGCCCATCGTCGTTCCGAGCCGGGGCTCCAAACTGATCGGCGGCTCGGTGCGCACCGAGCTGACCCAGGACGAAGTGCGCAGCGCGCTGCTCGAAGGCTTTTTCCCCGAGGTGGAGGCGGCAACCCGCCCGGTGAACCGCGCCCGGGGCGGCCTGACGCAGCTGGGCCTGCCTTACGCGCAGGACGCCGGCGTGACCCGGCACCTGGCCGCGCTGCTGGGCCGCCAGGCCGGGGCCACCGCCGAACTCGAAGGCTTTGCCGGCAAGGTCGATGCGGGCGCCAGCTTTCTGCATCCGACTGCGGTGCTGTTCAACGGCGGCGTCTTCAAGTCCGACATCCTGGCCGAGCGCACGCTGGCGACGCTGAACGGCTGGCTGGCCGCCGAGCAGGCCGCGCCGGCCCGGGCGTTGAGCGGCGCCGACATGGACCTGGCGGTGGCGCGCGGCGCGGCGTATTACGGCTATGTGCGGCGCGGCCAGGGCGTGCGCATCCGGGGCGGCACGGCGCGCGCCTACTACGTGGCGGTCGAGTCGTCGATGCCCGCCATTCCGGGCTTCGAGCCGCCGATCCAGGCGCTGTGCATTGCGCCGTTCGGCATGGAGGAAGGCATCGAGGCCGACCTGCAGACGCAGGAATTCGGCCTGGTCGTGGGCGAGGCCATGCACCTGCGCTTTTTCGGCTCGTCGGTGCGGCGCCAGGACCAGCTGGGCACGCTGCTCGACTTCTGGCAGCCCGACGAGCTGCAGGAACTGGGCGAAATCCAGGCGACCTTGCCCGCCGAAGGCCGGCAGGCCGGCGAAGTCGTGCAGGTCAGGCTGCGCGCGGTAGCCACCGACACCGGCACGCTGGAGCTGACCGCCGTCGCCACGCAGGGCGGCGAGCGCTGGAAGGTGGAGTTCGACGTGCGCGCGAACAGCCTGGAGGCCTGA
- a CDS encoding DUF2760 domain-containing protein: MTPSTPDANPSFFRRIPIAFGAFFSSLSDPVYASRVLGLREAAAPAAPTPAPVAAAPAPLKQATPDAALQLLALLQRDARLIDFVQEDLSGYSDAEIGGPARLVHEGCAKVLREHFTLAPVRPEAEGSRITLNDGFDARAIRLTGNVVGQAPFKGALSHRGWRATEVKLPKLGAAHDATVLAQAEVEL, encoded by the coding sequence ATGACCCCATCAACGCCAGACGCGAATCCTTCATTTTTCAGGCGCATTCCCATCGCCTTTGGCGCTTTTTTCAGCAGCCTGTCCGATCCTGTTTACGCCAGCCGTGTGCTTGGCCTGCGAGAGGCTGCCGCACCCGCCGCGCCCACGCCGGCGCCCGTTGCCGCTGCGCCCGCGCCTTTGAAACAGGCCACGCCCGACGCCGCGCTGCAACTGCTGGCGCTGCTGCAGCGCGACGCGCGCCTGATCGACTTCGTCCAGGAAGACCTGAGCGGCTACAGCGACGCCGAGATCGGCGGCCCGGCGCGGCTGGTGCACGAAGGCTGCGCCAAGGTGCTGCGCGAGCATTTCACCCTGGCGCCGGTGCGCCCCGAAGCCGAGGGCAGCCGCATCACGCTGAATGACGGGTTTGACGCCCGGGCCATCCGCCTGACCGGCAACGTGGTCGGCCAGGCACCGTTCAAGGGCGCCTTGAGCCACCGGGGCTGGCGTGCCACCGAAGTCAAATTGCCCAAGCTGGGCGCCGCCCATGACGCCACCGTGCTGGCCCAGGCCGAGGTGGAACTGTGA